One window from the genome of Oryctolagus cuniculus chromosome 1, mOryCun1.1, whole genome shotgun sequence encodes:
- the LOC103348430 gene encoding spermatogenesis-associated protein 31D4 isoform X2 — MEYVLSFLKSHSELWLSFSSIFIDSSLNYTLISGLGLIFLYLSYLVLKLFFTTIWKNKTTKKCRGRAKRRQKGGTFRGSRINKKEAEEGWKLLSVLKRPQSQHQDITSFRHLLCPDPHCTVCNRVAAKVSRLLSLGKLIDDTSSVHYMASSASVIKTSLTVTSGHSKTHPRGQKSASLRVPSPPPPSTVSLNHVASLPDLLSPDPPADSVPSEPIPPLASKLPVDPFPPQPVALCPPTPHHSQRSDHDLHPEIALSVMNSPDGLSTDIPTVSEIDHSMPESSWQQDRVKDAKDLSSSNVEQDSIKHELVDGQSSETSCTECASNFVEPTNCLLLSHDNLALLEKQVRKRGDFLIQKERENKMQPFLKQLSSDHQLNTSESSADRHESAVSPDHQLYISEPMVESDADKHDSAVSLYFGNSKGKPEELQMNQQYFWGLPSLHSESLCSIIRHSDDCPSTLVIFNGISKASTSQGSLGLSNFQPLILPEIQTQSSTKTVSQSQSQHATPAQSQSNLQSPISMLPTSPDFQLRICGVCFHRPHNEAQCLMQSELHQLEYNVLQKEQERLWGLPSVVKTSREYLCPPPPNVSLVSQSSKIHVPISIIPGDYPLSSELRKKFEYHLRKRLIQHRWGLPRRVNESLTLINPERDVPEIHASKSLHRLKWISLLKEQSSNNLRNSESSQLPISDETSSEEFQSDNEEKDHQRHSPKNGPSDHLLSDPEGYSDKSLGSDSEKDQGSHTVSLYGNDSRASGISINQKQLENALKEHLNKKSEEIKEGRLPETVHSSWHALKQTISFAEKSHSEKQIDGASSVRNFNLNTSQEIYFLASGKLKMLEDHISSFYIRMKYGLPTRVLESIHIFSNREDSSSSLGHSCCSSQDCLSSGMHSKVMVSRSLGRSSTALCRDKLKMRKSAPNLDHLLPAESPVGKGGQGDLRPLSPKGKQELYGRQTCPCITDKEIKKETGPDNRHSPVLVSTSHDGTGPEPKDKRVSSSNKERLQAPKVKTSEYFPRFNKSREIFKAKELLALRSKSANALTTSKSGDFAAVDEKTKKEKTTLATEIPSPTSVSQDPKLSDFRKHLLSELKSKLEDRDHSPVQGQSTDTADASDNLISKTLLTHAQGVSNGNMAGSQVMHAHLDNTPVSMEQHQEPWVPKHILQNCWDKNVPPNSKRLHHLRPKTGELGEGDAGLGTPQPSRKSCPGQDRALKKMFGSRSSPTSSLKDQPPPENLFQKQIKKCLQWICPSSTNKGQESFLGKGTSLPSSVQSQSKVNSRAASTGNTKTLQVKTHIGKVLDVKPGSSHGVRITCPQESRFSPTKPVKTLKAQLQAQADTVQGHPFNYKASSYNVKSTKACSQKAPLADQNYPLKNVLTTDRVRRSQKVVAFKDQPLSQRHLASMPNKEFLPHPNHTCRRLAGQVSQTTPTFSEGTVLGDLSLLFKHKMLLQHFQGGRFPFPK, encoded by the exons ATGGAGTACGTCCTCTCATTTTTGAAGAGCCATTCTGAGCTGTGGCTGAGCTTCAGTTCGATTTTTATTGATAGCAGCCTCAACTACACTCTTATTAGTGGGTTGGGGTTGATCTTTTTGTACCTGAGCTACCTGGTATTAAAGCTATTTTTCACAACCATCTGGAAAAATAAGACCACCAAAAAG TGTCGGGGTAGAGCCAAGAGGCGGCAGAAAGGTGGAACATTTAGAG GTTCAAGGATTAacaagaaagaagcagaggagggatGGAAGCttctttctgttttgaaaag ACCCCAGAGCCAACATCAAGATATCACCAGCTTCCGTCACCTGCTGTGTCCAGACCCTCACTGTACGGTGTGTAACAGAGTGGCTGCCAAAGTCAGTCGACTGCTGTCGCTGGGGAAACTGATAGATGATACTTCCTCTGTGCATTATATGGCTTCCTCAGCTTCTGTGATTAAGACCTCATTGACTGTGACATCTGGCCACTCAAAAACTCATCCAAGAGGCCAAAAGTCAGCCTCTTTGCGTGTGCCATCTCCACCTCCCCCTTCTACTGTCTCACTTAACCATGTTGCTTCTTTACCTGATTTACTGTCCCCCGACCCACCAGCTGACTCAGTACCATCAGAGCCTATTCCTCCCTTGGCTTCAAAACTCCCAGTGGACCCTTTCCCACCCCAACCTGTTGCTCTTTGCCCTCCCACACCACATCACTCTCAGAGATCAGATCATGATCTGCATCCAGAGATTGCTCTGTCTGTAATGAATAGCCCTGATGGGTTGTCAACTGATATTCCAACAGTCAGTGAAATTGACCATTCAATGCCAGAATCATCCTGGCAGCAGGACCGGGTCAAGGATGCCAAAGACTTGTCCTCTTCCAACGTAGAACAAGATAGTATCAAGCATGAGCTTGTTGATGGCCAATCTTCTGAGACCTCTTGCACAGAATGTGCATCCAACTTTGTAGAACCCACTAACTGCTTGTTACTCAGCCATGACAATCTGGCACTCTTGGAGAAACAAGTAAGAAAGAGGGGTGACTTCCTGATccagaaggaaagggaaaataaaatgcaaccaTTTCTAAAACAACTTAGTTCAGACCACCAACTGAATACTTCAGAGTCAAGTGCTGATAGACATGAGTCAGCAGTCAGTCCAGACCACCAACTGTATATATCAGAGCCAATGGTAGAGTCAGATGCTGATAAGCATGACTCAGCAGTCTCTCTTTATTTTGGAAACAGCAAAGGCAAACCAGAGGAGCTGCAGATGAACCAGCAATACTTTTGGGGTCTTCCATCTTTGCACAGTGAGTCCTTGTGCTCAATTATCCGTCATTCAGATGACTGTCCCTCTACTTTGGTCATCTTTAATGGAATCTCCAAAGCTTCCACATCTCAAGGATCTTTAGGACTTTCCAATTTCCAACCTCTGATCTTGCCTGAGATCCAAACTCAATCCTCAACTAAAACTGTCTCCCAATCACAGTCACAACATGCTACTCCGGCACAGTCTCAGTCCAACCTTCAATCTCCAATCTCAATGTTACCAACATCTCCCGATTTCCAGCTTAGGATCTGTGGAGTGTGCTTCCATAGACCTCATAATGAGGCACAGTGTCTCATGCAATCTGAACTTCATCAGCTAGAATACAATGTGCTACAGAAAGAACAGGAACGTTTGTGGGGTTTACCCTCTGTGGTCAAAACATCTCGGGAATACCTTTGTCCTCCCCCTCCCAATGTTTCATTGGTGAGCCAGTCCTCCAAAATCCATGTTCCAATCTCCATCATTCCTGGAGATTACCCTCTGAGCAGTGAGCTTCGTAAGAAATTTGAGTACCACCTTAGAAAGAGACTCATTCAACACCGATGGGGCCTACCCCGCAGGGTCAATGAGTCTCTGACACTGATTAATCCTGAGAGAGATGTTCCTGAAATACATGCATCAAAGAGTCTTCACAGACTCAAATGGATATCTTTGTTGAAGGAACAGAGTAGCAACAATTTAAGGAATTCTGAATCGAGCCAACTTCCAATCTCCGATGAGACAAGCTCAGAAGAGTTTCAGTCAGATAACGAAGAGAAGGACCATCAGAGACACAGCCCAAAGAATGGCCCTAGTGATCATCTATTGAGTGACCCAGAAGGATACTCAGATAAGAGTTTAGGGTCTGACTCTGAGAAAGATCAAGGAAGTCATACAGTGAGTCTGTATGGGAATGATTCAAGGGCCTCAGGGATAAGTATAAATCAGAAACAACTAGAAAATGCACTCAAagaacatttaaataagaaaagtgaagaaataaaagagggTAGACTTCCTGAGACTGTTCATAGTTCATGGCATGCCCTTAAGCAGACAATATCTTTTGCTGAGAAATCTCACAGTGAAAAACAGATAGATGGGGCATCATCTGTGAGAAACTTTAACTTGAACACTTCCCAGGAGATTTATTTCTTGGCTTCTGGCAAACTAAAGATGCTGGAAGACCATATAAGCAGTTTCTACATAAGGATGAAGTATGGCCTTCCCACCAGGGTCCTTGAATCCATACACATCTTCAGCAACAGAGAGGACTCATCTTCTTCCTTAGGCCATTCCTGTTGTTCCTCCCAAGATTGCCTTAGTTCTGGGATGCATTCCAAAGTTATGGTATCCAGGTCACTCGGTAGGAGCTCTACAGCTTTGTGTAGAGACAAATTGAAGATGAGAAAGTCAGCACCCAATCTGGATCATCTGCTTCCTGCTGAATCACCTGTTGGGAAGGGAGGACAGGGGGACCTGAGACCACTGTCCCCAAAGGGAAAACAGGAGCTTTATGGCAGACAGACTTGTCCGTGCATCACagacaaagaaattaagaaagagaCTGGACCAGACAATAGACACAGCCCAGTGCTGGTGTCCACAAGTCATGATGGGACTGGACCTGAGCCAAAGGATAAGAGAGTGAGTTCCAGCAACAAAGAAAGGCTTCAGGCTCCCAAAGTAAAGACTTCAGAATACTTCCCAAGGTTTAACAAGTCTAGAGAGATATTTAAGGCAAAGGAGCTCCTTGCTCTTCGATCAAAATCTGCCAATGCTTTGACAACCAGCAAGTCAGGGGACTTTGCAGCAGtagatgagaaaacaaagaaagaaaaaactaccCTGGCTACTGAAATTCCCTCACCAACATCAGTTTCCCAGGATCCTAAACTATCAGACTTTAGAAAGCACTTGCTGAGTGAATTAAAGTCAAAATTGGAGGACAGGGATCATAGCCCTGTTCAAGGCCAGTCCACAGATACGGCTGATGCCTCAGATAACTTGATTTCCAAAACCTTGCTGACTCATGCCCAGGGTGTCTCCAATGGGAACATGGCAGGTTCTCAGGTTATGCATGCACATTTGGACAACACACCAGTCAGCATGGAACAGCATCAGGAGCCCTGGGTCCCTAAGCATATCTTGCAGAACTGCTGGGATAAGAATGTCCCTCCAAATTCAAAGAGACTGCATCATTTGCGACCAAAAACAGGAGAGCTTGGTGAAGGGGATGCAGGGTTGGGGACACCACAACCCAGTAGGAAGAGCTGCCCTGGTCAAGACAGGGCATTGAAGAAGATGTTTGGAAGCAGATCTTCCCCAACCTCGTCACTGAAGGATCAGCCTCCTCCTGAAAATCTGTTccaaaaacagataaaaaaatgtttgcaatggaTTTGTCCTAGCAGCACAAACAAAGGGCAAGAAAGTTTCCTTGGAAAGGGGACTTCCCTACCATCGTCTGTGCAGAGCCAAAGCAAAGTTAATAGTAGAGCTGCCTCTACTGGCAACACCAAAACTCTGCAAGTGAAGACACACATTGGCAAGGTGTTAGATGTGAAACCAGGGAGTAGCCATGGTGTCAGAATCACCTGCCCCCAAGAATCACGTTTCTCTCCGACAAAGCCTGTGAAAACTCTTAAGGCACAATTGCAGGCCCAGGCAGATACTGTCCAGGGACATCCTTTTAACTATAAAGCTTCTTCCTATAATGTGAAAAGTACCAAGGCATGTAGCCAAAAAGCACCCTTGGCTGACCAAAATTACCCATTGAAGAATGTACTGACCACAGACAGGGTGAGACGGTCCCAGAAAGTCGTGGCATTCAAGGATCAGCCACTATCGCAGAGGCATCTGGCATCCATGCCCAACAAAGAGTTCCTGCCCCATCCAAACCATACCTGTAGGCGTCTAGCCGGCCAGGTGTCTCAAACCACACCTACATTTTCTGAAGGCACTGTATTGGGAGATCTGTCTCTACTCTTCAAACATAAAATGCTCCTGCAGCATTTCCAGGGAGGAAGATTTCCTTTTCCCAAATAG
- the LOC103348430 gene encoding spermatogenesis-associated protein 31D1 isoform X4, which produces MCFCGLMECLKLKANIQGWGRQHLWCRGRAKRRQKGGTFRGSRINKKEAEEGWKLLSVLKRPQSQHQDITSFRHLLCPDPHCTVCNRVAAKVSRLLSLGKLIDDTSSVHYMASSASVIKTSLTVTSGHSKTHPRGQKSASLRVPSPPPPSTVSLNHVASLPDLLSPDPPADSVPSEPIPPLASKLPVDPFPPQPVALCPPTPHHSQRSDHDLHPEIALSVMNSPDGLSTDIPTVSEIDHSMPESSWQQDRVKDAKDLSSSNVEQDSIKHELVDGQSSETSCTECASNFVEPTNCLLLSHDNLALLEKQVRKRGDFLIQKERENKMQPFLKQLSSDHQLNTSESSADRHESAVSPDHQLYISEPMVESDADKHDSAVSLYFGNSKGKPEELQMNQQYFWGLPSLHSESLCSIIRHSDDCPSTLVIFNGISKASTSQGSLGLSNFQPLILPEIQTQSSTKTVSQSQSQHATPAQSQSNLQSPISMLPTSPDFQLRICGVCFHRPHNEAQCLMQSELHQLEYNVLQKEQERLWGLPSVVKTSREYLCPPPPNVSLVSQSSKIHVPISIIPGDYPLSSELRKKFEYHLRKRLIQHRWGLPRRVNESLTLINPERDVPEIHASKSLHRLKWISLLKEQSSNNLRNSESSQLPISDETSSEEFQSDNEEKDHQRHSPKNGPSDHLLSDPEGYSDKSLGSDSEKDQGSHTVSLYGNDSRASGISINQKQLENALKEHLNKKSEEIKEGRLPETVHSSWHALKQTISFAEKSHSEKQIDGASSVRNFNLNTSQEIYFLASGKLKMLEDHISSFYIRMKYGLPTRVLESIHIFSNREDSSSSLGHSCCSSQDCLSSGMHSKVMVSRSLGRSSTALCRDKLKMRKSAPNLDHLLPAESPVGKGGQGDLRPLSPKGKQELYGRQTCPCITDKEIKKETGPDNRHSPVLVSTSHDGTGPEPKDKRVSSSNKERLQAPKVKTSEYFPRFNKSREIFKAKELLALRSKSANALTTSKSGDFAAVDEKTKKEKTTLATEIPSPTSVSQDPKLSDFRKHLLSELKSKLEDRDHSPVQGQSTDTADASDNLISKTLLTHAQGVSNGNMAGSQVMHAHLDNTPVSMEQHQEPWVPKHILQNCWDKNVPPNSKRLHHLRPKTGELGEGDAGLGTPQPSRKSCPGQDRALKKMFGSRSSPTSSLKDQPPPENLFQKQIKKCLQWICPSSTNKGQESFLGKGTSLPSSVQSQSKVNSRAASTGNTKTLQVKTHIGKVLDVKPGSSHGVRITCPQESRFSPTKPVKTLKAQLQAQADTVQGHPFNYKASSYNVKSTKACSQKAPLADQNYPLKNVLTTDRVRRSQKVVAFKDQPLSQRHLASMPNKEFLPHPNHTCRRLAGQVSQTTPTFSEGTVLGDLSLLFKHKMLLQHFQGGRFPFPK; this is translated from the exons TGTCGGGGTAGAGCCAAGAGGCGGCAGAAAGGTGGAACATTTAGAG GTTCAAGGATTAacaagaaagaagcagaggagggatGGAAGCttctttctgttttgaaaag ACCCCAGAGCCAACATCAAGATATCACCAGCTTCCGTCACCTGCTGTGTCCAGACCCTCACTGTACGGTGTGTAACAGAGTGGCTGCCAAAGTCAGTCGACTGCTGTCGCTGGGGAAACTGATAGATGATACTTCCTCTGTGCATTATATGGCTTCCTCAGCTTCTGTGATTAAGACCTCATTGACTGTGACATCTGGCCACTCAAAAACTCATCCAAGAGGCCAAAAGTCAGCCTCTTTGCGTGTGCCATCTCCACCTCCCCCTTCTACTGTCTCACTTAACCATGTTGCTTCTTTACCTGATTTACTGTCCCCCGACCCACCAGCTGACTCAGTACCATCAGAGCCTATTCCTCCCTTGGCTTCAAAACTCCCAGTGGACCCTTTCCCACCCCAACCTGTTGCTCTTTGCCCTCCCACACCACATCACTCTCAGAGATCAGATCATGATCTGCATCCAGAGATTGCTCTGTCTGTAATGAATAGCCCTGATGGGTTGTCAACTGATATTCCAACAGTCAGTGAAATTGACCATTCAATGCCAGAATCATCCTGGCAGCAGGACCGGGTCAAGGATGCCAAAGACTTGTCCTCTTCCAACGTAGAACAAGATAGTATCAAGCATGAGCTTGTTGATGGCCAATCTTCTGAGACCTCTTGCACAGAATGTGCATCCAACTTTGTAGAACCCACTAACTGCTTGTTACTCAGCCATGACAATCTGGCACTCTTGGAGAAACAAGTAAGAAAGAGGGGTGACTTCCTGATccagaaggaaagggaaaataaaatgcaaccaTTTCTAAAACAACTTAGTTCAGACCACCAACTGAATACTTCAGAGTCAAGTGCTGATAGACATGAGTCAGCAGTCAGTCCAGACCACCAACTGTATATATCAGAGCCAATGGTAGAGTCAGATGCTGATAAGCATGACTCAGCAGTCTCTCTTTATTTTGGAAACAGCAAAGGCAAACCAGAGGAGCTGCAGATGAACCAGCAATACTTTTGGGGTCTTCCATCTTTGCACAGTGAGTCCTTGTGCTCAATTATCCGTCATTCAGATGACTGTCCCTCTACTTTGGTCATCTTTAATGGAATCTCCAAAGCTTCCACATCTCAAGGATCTTTAGGACTTTCCAATTTCCAACCTCTGATCTTGCCTGAGATCCAAACTCAATCCTCAACTAAAACTGTCTCCCAATCACAGTCACAACATGCTACTCCGGCACAGTCTCAGTCCAACCTTCAATCTCCAATCTCAATGTTACCAACATCTCCCGATTTCCAGCTTAGGATCTGTGGAGTGTGCTTCCATAGACCTCATAATGAGGCACAGTGTCTCATGCAATCTGAACTTCATCAGCTAGAATACAATGTGCTACAGAAAGAACAGGAACGTTTGTGGGGTTTACCCTCTGTGGTCAAAACATCTCGGGAATACCTTTGTCCTCCCCCTCCCAATGTTTCATTGGTGAGCCAGTCCTCCAAAATCCATGTTCCAATCTCCATCATTCCTGGAGATTACCCTCTGAGCAGTGAGCTTCGTAAGAAATTTGAGTACCACCTTAGAAAGAGACTCATTCAACACCGATGGGGCCTACCCCGCAGGGTCAATGAGTCTCTGACACTGATTAATCCTGAGAGAGATGTTCCTGAAATACATGCATCAAAGAGTCTTCACAGACTCAAATGGATATCTTTGTTGAAGGAACAGAGTAGCAACAATTTAAGGAATTCTGAATCGAGCCAACTTCCAATCTCCGATGAGACAAGCTCAGAAGAGTTTCAGTCAGATAACGAAGAGAAGGACCATCAGAGACACAGCCCAAAGAATGGCCCTAGTGATCATCTATTGAGTGACCCAGAAGGATACTCAGATAAGAGTTTAGGGTCTGACTCTGAGAAAGATCAAGGAAGTCATACAGTGAGTCTGTATGGGAATGATTCAAGGGCCTCAGGGATAAGTATAAATCAGAAACAACTAGAAAATGCACTCAAagaacatttaaataagaaaagtgaagaaataaaagagggTAGACTTCCTGAGACTGTTCATAGTTCATGGCATGCCCTTAAGCAGACAATATCTTTTGCTGAGAAATCTCACAGTGAAAAACAGATAGATGGGGCATCATCTGTGAGAAACTTTAACTTGAACACTTCCCAGGAGATTTATTTCTTGGCTTCTGGCAAACTAAAGATGCTGGAAGACCATATAAGCAGTTTCTACATAAGGATGAAGTATGGCCTTCCCACCAGGGTCCTTGAATCCATACACATCTTCAGCAACAGAGAGGACTCATCTTCTTCCTTAGGCCATTCCTGTTGTTCCTCCCAAGATTGCCTTAGTTCTGGGATGCATTCCAAAGTTATGGTATCCAGGTCACTCGGTAGGAGCTCTACAGCTTTGTGTAGAGACAAATTGAAGATGAGAAAGTCAGCACCCAATCTGGATCATCTGCTTCCTGCTGAATCACCTGTTGGGAAGGGAGGACAGGGGGACCTGAGACCACTGTCCCCAAAGGGAAAACAGGAGCTTTATGGCAGACAGACTTGTCCGTGCATCACagacaaagaaattaagaaagagaCTGGACCAGACAATAGACACAGCCCAGTGCTGGTGTCCACAAGTCATGATGGGACTGGACCTGAGCCAAAGGATAAGAGAGTGAGTTCCAGCAACAAAGAAAGGCTTCAGGCTCCCAAAGTAAAGACTTCAGAATACTTCCCAAGGTTTAACAAGTCTAGAGAGATATTTAAGGCAAAGGAGCTCCTTGCTCTTCGATCAAAATCTGCCAATGCTTTGACAACCAGCAAGTCAGGGGACTTTGCAGCAGtagatgagaaaacaaagaaagaaaaaactaccCTGGCTACTGAAATTCCCTCACCAACATCAGTTTCCCAGGATCCTAAACTATCAGACTTTAGAAAGCACTTGCTGAGTGAATTAAAGTCAAAATTGGAGGACAGGGATCATAGCCCTGTTCAAGGCCAGTCCACAGATACGGCTGATGCCTCAGATAACTTGATTTCCAAAACCTTGCTGACTCATGCCCAGGGTGTCTCCAATGGGAACATGGCAGGTTCTCAGGTTATGCATGCACATTTGGACAACACACCAGTCAGCATGGAACAGCATCAGGAGCCCTGGGTCCCTAAGCATATCTTGCAGAACTGCTGGGATAAGAATGTCCCTCCAAATTCAAAGAGACTGCATCATTTGCGACCAAAAACAGGAGAGCTTGGTGAAGGGGATGCAGGGTTGGGGACACCACAACCCAGTAGGAAGAGCTGCCCTGGTCAAGACAGGGCATTGAAGAAGATGTTTGGAAGCAGATCTTCCCCAACCTCGTCACTGAAGGATCAGCCTCCTCCTGAAAATCTGTTccaaaaacagataaaaaaatgtttgcaatggaTTTGTCCTAGCAGCACAAACAAAGGGCAAGAAAGTTTCCTTGGAAAGGGGACTTCCCTACCATCGTCTGTGCAGAGCCAAAGCAAAGTTAATAGTAGAGCTGCCTCTACTGGCAACACCAAAACTCTGCAAGTGAAGACACACATTGGCAAGGTGTTAGATGTGAAACCAGGGAGTAGCCATGGTGTCAGAATCACCTGCCCCCAAGAATCACGTTTCTCTCCGACAAAGCCTGTGAAAACTCTTAAGGCACAATTGCAGGCCCAGGCAGATACTGTCCAGGGACATCCTTTTAACTATAAAGCTTCTTCCTATAATGTGAAAAGTACCAAGGCATGTAGCCAAAAAGCACCCTTGGCTGACCAAAATTACCCATTGAAGAATGTACTGACCACAGACAGGGTGAGACGGTCCCAGAAAGTCGTGGCATTCAAGGATCAGCCACTATCGCAGAGGCATCTGGCATCCATGCCCAACAAAGAGTTCCTGCCCCATCCAAACCATACCTGTAGGCGTCTAGCCGGCCAGGTGTCTCAAACCACACCTACATTTTCTGAAGGCACTGTATTGGGAGATCTGTCTCTACTCTTCAAACATAAAATGCTCCTGCAGCATTTCCAGGGAGGAAGATTTCCTTTTCCCAAATAG